In Pseudomonas lalkuanensis, the following are encoded in one genomic region:
- a CDS encoding DegV family protein — MRIGLVVDATCDLPQDFLQKHRIPVLPIRIRLGDHSLVDRRVPQATQAFYSELLPKAGPADRSEPLQVMEMQEWFLEELVTRYDHVICLTISSRRSPIFEHATQASFGLLQRYRDRRAAAGVAGHFAMRVVDGGNIFAGTAVLAAEAMRLIGDGAHPNAVRTRLEQLSGQVCTFLLPDDLGHLRQRGFQKGERSGLLDRLRGAALGLGSLLDVKPVISVLQGEDKPVALAPSFDKAAEKLLVHARSQVMAGELLAPQLCMSFAGELSQVRDLPGFAELEAACVERGVTLHLAMLSPTGAINLGRGALSLAYAAPTAAFS, encoded by the coding sequence ATGCGTATCGGCCTGGTAGTGGACGCCACCTGTGACCTGCCCCAGGACTTTCTCCAGAAGCACCGCATCCCGGTGCTGCCCATCCGTATCCGGCTGGGGGACCATTCGCTGGTGGACCGTCGTGTACCCCAGGCCACCCAGGCCTTCTACAGCGAGTTGCTGCCCAAGGCCGGGCCGGCGGATCGCAGCGAGCCGCTGCAGGTCATGGAAATGCAGGAATGGTTCCTGGAAGAGCTGGTCACCCGCTACGACCATGTGATCTGCCTGACCATCTCCTCCCGGCGCAGCCCGATCTTCGAGCACGCCACCCAGGCCTCCTTCGGCCTGCTCCAGCGCTACCGCGACCGCCGTGCAGCCGCTGGCGTGGCCGGGCACTTCGCGATGCGGGTGGTGGATGGCGGCAACATCTTCGCCGGCACCGCCGTGCTGGCTGCCGAGGCCATGCGGCTGATCGGCGATGGCGCCCATCCCAACGCCGTAAGGACGCGGCTGGAGCAGTTGTCCGGGCAGGTCTGCACCTTCCTGTTGCCAGACGATCTCGGTCACCTGCGCCAGCGTGGCTTCCAGAAGGGCGAACGCAGCGGCCTGCTTGACCGCCTGCGCGGGGCGGCGCTGGGGCTGGGATCGCTACTGGACGTGAAGCCGGTGATCAGCGTGCTGCAGGGCGAAGACAAGCCCGTAGCCCTGGCACCCAGCTTCGACAAGGCAGCGGAAAAGCTGCTGGTCCACGCCCGCTCGCAGGTGATGGCTGGCGAGCTGCTGGCGCCGCAGCTGTGCATGAGTTTCGCCGGGGAGTTATCGCAGGTGCGCGACCTGCCGGGCTTCGCCGAACTGGAGGCGGCCTGTGTGGAGCGGGGGGTGACGCTGCATCTGGCGATGCTCAGTCCGACCGGGGCGATCAACCTCGGACGTGGCGCCCTGAGCCTGGCCTACGCCGCGCCCACTGCCGCGTTCTCCTAA